A window of Theropithecus gelada isolate Dixy chromosome 14, Tgel_1.0, whole genome shotgun sequence contains these coding sequences:
- the ARL14EP gene encoding ARL14 effector protein codes for MMDPCSVGVQLRTTNECHKTYYTRHTGFKTLQELSSNDMLLLQLRTGMTLSGNNTICFHHVKIYIDRFEDLQKSCCDPFNIHKKLAKKNLHVIDLDDATFLSAKFGRQLVPGWKLCPKCTQIINGSVDVDTEDRQKRKPESDGRTAKALRSLQFTNPGRQTEFAPETGKREKRRLTKNATAGSDRQVIPAKSKVYDSQGLLIFSGMDLCDCLDEDCLGCFYACPACGSTKCGAECRCDRKWLYEQIEIEGGEIIHNKHAG; via the exons ATGATGGATCCATGTTCAGTTGGAGTCCAGCTTCGTACTACAAATGAGTGCCATAAAACCTACTATACTCGTCACACAGGTTTTAAGACTTTGCAAGAATTGTCATCAAATGATATGCTTTTACTTCAACTTAGAACTGGAATGACACTTTCTGGGAACAATACAATTTGCTTTCATCATGTAAAAATTTACATTGACAGATTTGAGGATTTACAGAAGTCGTGTTGTGACCCatttaacatacacaaaaaattagccaaaaaaaATTTGCATGTAATTGACTTAGATGATGCCACTTTTCTGAGTGCAAAATTCGGAAGACAGCTTGTACCTGGTTGGAAGCTTTGTCCAAAATGCACACAGATAATCAATGGAAGTGTGGATGTTGATACTGAAGACCGCCAGAAAAGGAAACCTGAGTCAGAT GGAAGAACTGCTAAAGCTTTGAGGTCACTACAATTTACAAATCCAGGAAGGCAAACTGAATTTGCTCCGGAAActggtaaaagagaaaaaagaaggcttACAAAAAATGCAACCGCTGGTTCAGACAG ACAAGTGATACCAGCAAAGAGTAAGGTCTATGATAGCCAAGGTCTCCTGATTTTTAGTGGGATGGACCTCTGTGACTGCCTTGATGAAGATTGCTTAGGATGTTTCTATGCTTGTCCTGCCTGTGGTTCTACCAAGTGTGGAGCTGAATGCCGCTGTGACCGCAAGTGGCTGTATGAGCAAATTGAAATTGAAGGAGgagaaataattcataataaaCATGCTGGATAA